CGCTTGCTCAAAGCAAGAGGCTACCGCGTTACTATACAGAAATTTGATCCATATATAAATGTTGACCCGGGTACAATGAGCCCTTATCAGCACGGTGAAGTATTCGTCACTGACGATGGGGCTGAAACGGACCTTGACCTTGGACACTATGAGCGTTTTGTCGACGAAAACCTTTCAGTCAACAGCAACGTAACGACTGGTAAAATATATTGGAGTGTTATCACAAAGGAGCGCCGCGGCGACTATCTTGGCGGAACTGTTCAAGTTATTCCGCACATTACAAATGAAATTAAGGAAAGGATCTACAGAGTCGGCAAGAGCGGCGGTACTGATATCGTTATCACTGAAATCGGCGGCACAGTCGGCGATATTGAATCGCTCCCCTTTTTGGAAGCAATAAGGCAGGCAGCCAAAGAAGTAGGGCACAAAAATGCGATGTTCATACACGTCACACTTGTGCCTTATATTTATGGTTCAGGCGAACTCAAATCAAAACCGACTCAGCACAGTGTAAAGGAGATGCTGTCCCTCGGTATTCAGCCAAACGTAATCGTTTGCCGCAGCAATCAGCCTATTCCGGAGGAAATGCGCGAAAAGCTGAGCCTGTTCTGCAATGTCCGCCCGCAGGATGTTATCCAGAATCTCAATGCACCAGTGCTTTACGAAGTTCCTCTTATGCTTGAAAAAGAGGGGCTTGCGGATTCTGTCTGCTATCATCTCGACCTTGAAAACCGCAAGCCTGACCTTGCGGATTGGACAGACATGGTCACAAGATATAAGAAGGCACAAGATAAAGTCAAAATAGCTCTTGTCGGAAAATATGTGGAGCTGCATGACGCTTATCTGTCTGTTGCCGAATCGCTGTGCCATGCTGGTATCTATAACAACGCTAAAGTAGAAATAAAATGGATAAGCAGTGAGGATATCACGCCTGAGACTGTTTCTTCACTTCTCGGGGACTGCGACGGTATCCTCGTTCCGGGAGGTTTTGGCGACAGAGGCATCGAAGGCATGATATTGTCAGCAAAATATGCCCGCGAGAACAAGGTGCCGTATTTCGGAATCTGCCTCGGTATGCAGATGGCGGTCATCGAGTATGCCCGCTCAGTGCTGAAGTTCAAGGGCGCCAATTCCGGCGAATTCGACGATGAGTGCGAGTATCCGGTAATTGACCTTATGCCGGAGCAGAAAGAAATAACCAATAAAGGCGGCACAATGAGGCTTGGATTGTATCCCTGCAAGCTGGTGGAAGGCTCTCGCTGCCGCGAAATCTACAATGATGAGCTTATATATGAGCGCCACAGGCATAGATATGAGTTCAACAATGCCTACCGCGACGATTTTGTAAAGGCTGGACTTAAAATAGCCGGCATATCTCCGGACTCAAAGCTGGTTGAGATTATCGAGCTGCCGGATCATCCGTGGTTCATTGGCGTTCAGTTCCATCCTGAGTTTAAATCACGTCCCAACAGACCCCACCCGTTGTTTGCTTCTTTTGTCAAAGCTGCGAAAGAGCATAAAAAGTAATTATATTTACCGGCAATTTGCGGGAAACCGCAGATAACAAAAATAATCAGACATATATGGTATTCCCCTAAGACATAATATATGAATTTGAAACAATGCGGCGGCTGCCAAAGCAGCCGCCGTCTTATTTTTTTGTCCCTTTTTATTTTGAAATAATAAAGAGTACCTTTGCCAAACTGTTTCTTATAAATCCGTCTGCAAGGATTCCTGCTCTTTTTAAGGTCCCCTCGGTACAAATTAATTATTTTAAAACAAACAGTCCCATGATCACGTGAATCGTGGGACTGTTTTATAAAACACAGGTTTATTACTCTTTGCCGTAATAGGCTTTCTTGTAGATTTCTGCAATTTCGCTGACGAGCGGCAGACGCGGGTTAGCGGTTGTGCACTGGTCGGCGAAAGCCTTGTCGGCAAGGGCATCGACGTTGGCCATGAACGATTTTTCATCAACGCCGCACTCTTTTATGGACATCGGCATGTTCATATGGCGCATCATATTGCGGATTGCTTTGATAAGAGAAGCGACGCCCTCTTCTGTAGTTCTGGCCGGCAGACCTACATGCTTTGCAATTTCAGCATAGCGCTCAGGTGCTACATAATACTCATATTTCGGCCAGCTTGTGTATTTCGTCGGTTTTGACGCGTTGTATTCGATTACATACGGCAGGAGGATAGCGTTTGCCCTTCCGTGAGGAATATGATACTCGCCGCCCAGCTTGTGAGCCATGGAGTGGTTCAGTCCGAGGAATGCGTTGGTAAACGCCATACCGGCTATGCAGGAAGCGTTGTGCATCTTTTCGCGAGCCTTGCGGTCAGCTCCGTTGTCATAGGCCTTGGGCAGGTACTCAAATACCAGCTCAATGGCACGCAGCGCAAGGCCGTCTGTATAATCGGATGCGAGGACGGAAACATAGGCTTCAATAGCGTGTGTCAGAACGTCCATACCGGTATCCGCCGTAGTTGACTTCGGCATTGTGAGAACAAACTGCGGGTCAACAATAGCGACATCCGGTGTCAG
This DNA window, taken from [Clostridium] cellulosi, encodes the following:
- the pyrG gene encoding CTP synthase (High confidence in function and specificity); this translates as MPVKYIFVTGGVVSGLGKGITAASLGRLLKARGYRVTIQKFDPYINVDPGTMSPYQHGEVFVTDDGAETDLDLGHYERFVDENLSVNSNVTTGKIYWSVITKERRGDYLGGTVQVIPHITNEIKERIYRVGKSGGTDIVITEIGGTVGDIESLPFLEAIRQAAKEVGHKNAMFIHVTLVPYIYGSGELKSKPTQHSVKEMLSLGIQPNVIVCRSNQPIPEEMREKLSLFCNVRPQDVIQNLNAPVLYEVPLMLEKEGLADSVCYHLDLENRKPDLADWTDMVTRYKKAQDKVKIALVGKYVELHDAYLSVAESLCHAGIYNNAKVEIKWISSEDITPETVSSLLGDCDGILVPGGFGDRGIEGMILSAKYARENKVPYFGICLGMQMAVIEYARSVLKFKGANSGEFDDECEYPVIDLMPEQKEITNKGGTMRLGLYPCKLVEGSRCREIYNDELIYERHRHRYEFNNAYRDDFVKAGLKIAGISPDSKLVEIIELPDHPWFIGVQFHPEFKSRPNRPHPLFASFVKAAKEHKK